The genomic segment CTCTGTCTGATTGTCAGCAGCGGTAGAGAATACCTGACTCTGCTTGCAAGGAATAGTGGTGTTAGCATCGATCAGCTTGGTCATCACACCACCCAGGGTCTCGATACCCAAGGTCAGAGGAGTAACGTCGAGCAGCACGATGTCCTGACCAGTCTCCTGGTTGAGGATAGCGCCTTGGATAGCAGCACCAACGGCTACCACCTCGTCGGGGTTCACACCCTTTGAAGGCTCCTTGCCGAAGTAGTTCTTCACCAGTGTCTGCACAGCAGGGATACGGCTTGAACCACCCACGAGGATCACCTCGTCGATATCTGATGTAGAGATGCCTGCGTCGCGAACGGCGTTCTGACAGGGCACCAAGCAAGCCTGAATCAGGTTGTGGGCCAGCTGCTCGAACTTAGCACGTGTCAGGGTCTTCACCAAGTGCTTGGGAACACCACCCACGGGCATGATGTAGGGCAGGTTAATCTCAGTAGATGTTGTGCTTGACAATTCAATCTTAGCCTTCTCGGCAGCCTCCTTCAGACGCTGCATAGCCATAGGATCGCTCTTCAGGTCGGCACCCTCGTCGTTCTTGAACTCCTGTACCAGCCAGTCGATGATCACCTGGTCGAAGTCGTCACCACCCAGGTGTGTGTCACCATTGGTAGAGAGCACCTCGAACACACCACCACCGAAGTCGAGGATTGAGATATCGAAAGTACCACCACCGAGGTCGAACACGGCAATCTTCATATCCTTGTTGGTCTTGTCAATACCGTAGGCCAGGGCAGCTGCCGTAGGCTCGTTCACGATACGACGTACGTTCAAACCGGCAATCTGACCAGCCTCCTTCGTAGCCTGACGCTGAGAGTCAGAGAAGTATGCGGGCACGGTGATAACGGCCTCAGTCACCTCCTGACCCAGATAGTCCTCAGCGGTCTTCTTCATCTTCTGAAGCACCATAGCCGAGATTTCCTGAGGAGTATACTTACGACCGTCGATGTCAACACGTGGATAGCCACCCTCGTTAACTACAGAGAATGGTACGCGTGAGATCTCCTTCTCGGTCTGCTGCCATGTCTCACCCATGAAACGCTTAATTGAATATACGGTGTTCTTGGGGTTGGTGATAGCCTGACGTTTGGCGGGATCGCCAATCTTACGCTCGCCACCCTCAACGAAACCTACTACAGAAGGCGTTGTACGCTTACCTTCGCTATTTGCTATAACGACAGGCTCGTTGCCTTCAAATACTGATACACACGAGTTTGTTGTACCTAAGTCAATACCAATAATCTTTCCCATAATATATATATTTTAATTGTTATCGTTAAATGTTTCCGATGATGAAATAGCAAAGCGTGTGCCAAAAATACTTTTTTTTGCATGAAACGTCCATTTATCGCGCCATTTTGTCATAAGTATAAAAAAAAATTGTATCTTTGCATCCGGATTAATCTAAAATTGTGAGATATGAAACGATTTTTGATGTGTTTGTTGGGCTCGTTTGTCATGGCGACTACTCAGGCTCAGAGCGACGGACACGGTTATATTGTGAAGACCAAGGGAGCCAAGAAGGTGGCTGTGGCCGAGGATTCTAAGTCTGACGAACCCATTCAGGAGTCCGAACCTCAGGACTTTTTCGAAAAGAATTTCCGTTTTGTCAGTCTGTGCGACTGGCAGGAGGGCATGCGCTTTATGGTCATTCCCGACAAGAAGGATATGGTCATTAAGACCTTTGCCGATGCCTCCACGGGTATGATGGTGCCCAGCTCCAAGCTCCGCCATATGATTATGACCTATAAGGGACATGATAATAACCACGGAGGACTGCATGAGCGCATCTATTTCAACTGCGAGGACGACGGCAAGGAATATTATTACGAAGTACCCACACTGTCGTTCGACGACTATTGCCATGGTCCTCTGGGCATTCCCACGCTGGCCTATCTGGGCGATGTCGATGTAGCCCGCCAGTTGCTCACAGATACCACGCTCTTCACACTTGCCAGCGAGTATTATGTTGACACACAGCTCAATGGCGACGGCTTCGAGACCATCAAAGACGTCCCCGTAGGTACCGAAGTTCAGGTCAAGGCTATAGGCGTTGGAACACGTAATTTCCCTGTTAAAGTAATTGTTGCCGACAAGAGTGGCCGTGAGTTCTACCAGAATGTAGCTATCAGTCGCACCAATAGTGGCCTGCGTAATGATGAGTATCAGATTAGCAACATGGTAATCCACACTTTCAAGGGTGCCTTCGAATTGCTCTCTGACAACATGGCAGCCAGCAAGGTCTATCAGAAATATATTGGTCAGGAGGTCTACACCCTTTTCTCTACAGCCATGGCCGATGCCAATGGCCGTACAGCACAGGTGGCGCGTCTGTCTACCTTTGTGGTTAAAGACGTTCAGGCCGTGCGTGGCCGGAAAACTGTCAAGTTGACACTTCGCGGCGTAGGCTCTGGCAGAGAGTATACCAAGGAGGTCATGCTTCGCAGCGCCAGTGTCATTGGCGATATTGACGGTCAGCACGAGGAGTCGTTCTCCAACCTTTTCGCCATGGGTAATCCTCTGAAACTCGATGGCGTGAAGAAAGAGCATATGAACGATATCCAGAAGAGCATCGTTCGTATTGGCTATTCCGAGAACGAGGTACGCCTGGCATTAGGCGAGCCCACCCATAAAGGCTCAGACGGCAAACACTTTACTTGGGTGTATAACAACCCTGGCAGAAGTTATGTCTGTGTCTATTTCGACAGCAGCCTGCATCTGGTCACCAGCGTGAAAAAATAACGAATCGTATAAACCGCATAAAAAAGAATCCCGCTCTTTACAGGGCGGGATTCTTTTATTATATATAATAGGTGTATTACTGATTGTCCTTGATCTTCTCCATAAT from the Prevotella sp. E15-22 genome contains:
- the dnaK gene encoding molecular chaperone DnaK gives rise to the protein MGKIIGIDLGTTNSCVSVFEGNEPVVIANSEGKRTTPSVVGFVEGGERKIGDPAKRQAITNPKNTVYSIKRFMGETWQQTEKEISRVPFSVVNEGGYPRVDIDGRKYTPQEISAMVLQKMKKTAEDYLGQEVTEAVITVPAYFSDSQRQATKEAGQIAGLNVRRIVNEPTAAALAYGIDKTNKDMKIAVFDLGGGTFDISILDFGGGVFEVLSTNGDTHLGGDDFDQVIIDWLVQEFKNDEGADLKSDPMAMQRLKEAAEKAKIELSSTTSTEINLPYIMPVGGVPKHLVKTLTRAKFEQLAHNLIQACLVPCQNAVRDAGISTSDIDEVILVGGSSRIPAVQTLVKNYFGKEPSKGVNPDEVVAVGAAIQGAILNQETGQDIVLLDVTPLTLGIETLGGVMTKLIDANTTIPCKQSQVFSTAADNQTEVTIHVLQGERPMASQNKSLGQFNLTGIAPARRGVPQIEVTFDIDANGIVKVSAKDKATGKEQAIRIEASSGLSQDEINRMKAEAEANAENDKKERERIDKMNQADSMIFQTETFLNENGDKLGADKANVEAAVNQLKDAHKAGDVAAIDTAMNNLNQVMNAATQKMYQQAGAQPGADAGQQQQQQTNTQDDIQDADFEEVK